One part of the Arabidopsis thaliana chromosome 4, partial sequence genome encodes these proteins:
- a CDS encoding Leucine-rich repeat protein kinase family protein (Leucine-rich repeat protein kinase family protein; FUNCTIONS IN: protein kinase activity, ATP binding; INVOLVED IN: protein amino acid phosphorylation; LOCATED IN: endomembrane system; EXPRESSED IN: sperm cell, flower; EXPRESSED DURING: 4 anthesis; CONTAINS InterPro DOMAIN/s: Protein kinase, catalytic domain (InterPro:IPR000719), Serine-threonine/tyrosine-protein kinase (InterPro:IPR001245), Protein kinase-like domain (InterPro:IPR011009); BEST Arabidopsis thaliana protein match is: Leucine-rich repeat protein kinase family protein (TAIR:AT2G23950.1); Has 22866 Blast hits to 21354 proteins in 341 species: Archae - 0; Bacteria - 11; Metazoa - 712; Fungi - 3; Plants - 21851; Viruses - 23; Other Eukaryotes - 266 (source: NCBI BLink).): MASSLFFIFFLTSLLSSYLPLSVFSATVVEDLANLSPPPDFNTTISNNCLRDPMLRYCNNTSSSPMDIVEIFRSTIVASHLCNESKNPNCVESFPRIRIHGRPKTAALYLSFDFFWKYCPLTVVDIELVNNSLTNGFPTNVLSCAQIRTLDLSYNQFSGFVPVQDLSGLPNLTHLNLSYNRFSENKISDSEFFKRFNASSFIQSGVLPNVKRYKMKVLVLLIVFPIMVILLCFCFGWLCVKRPDYLPRTCRRRNKFTFAMLEAATDEFSDQHLVSMSNTVDIYKGTLRDGTETKIEVYKEKVSSEKRREFAEVCEMVFKLRHKNLVRVLGWCNSRNMRALVTEWIQGENVETWLSSSMALSWRRRLRVVLGVVEGICYLSDQWPEITFDLTTSSVLLSDDNQEPLISHFKIGDRNNLSTNIFNFGLFFVEMITNLRPDLGQEDSERRYLEYIRVHYPDNLERVIDEKMKIEGRTFDQVKQAITLGLMCTDIIPPLKQPSLTQIYDLVSSLYESSSRHH, translated from the exons ATGGCgtcttctctgttcttcatcttcttcctcacgtCACTACTATCATCCTATCTTCCTCTCTCAGTATTCTCCGCAACCGTCGTCGAAGACCTCGCTAATCTAAGTCCACCTCCTGATTTCAACACCACTATTTCCAACAACTGTCTTCGTGATCCAATGCTCCGTTACTGCAACAACACTTCCTCTTCTCCAATGGACATTGTCGAGATTTTCAGATCCACAATCGTCGCTAGTCATCTCTGTAACGAGtccaaaaaccctaactgCGTTGAATCTTTCCCTAGAATCAGAATTCACGGTCGTCCTAAAACCGCTGCTCTTTACCTCTCTTTCGATTTCTTCTGGAAGTACTGTCCTTTAACCGTCGTTGATATCGAGTTAGTGAATAACTCTCTAACGAATGGTTTTCCGACAAATGTTCTGTCTTGTGCTCAGATTCGTACTCTTGATCTGAGTTACAACCAATTCTCTGGTTTTGTTCCGGTTCAAGATCTCTCAGGCTTACCCAATCTGACCCATTTGAACCTATCGTATAACCGATTCTCCGAGAATAAGATCTCGGATTCTGAGTTCTTCAAACGGTTTAACGCCTCTAGTTTCATACAGTCCGGTGTTCTTCCCAACGTGAAGCGTTACAAGATGAAAGTTTTGGTCTTGTTGATTGTTTTTCCAATAATGGTgattttgctctgtttttgctttggCTGGTTATGTGTCAAGAGACCTGATTACTTACCAAGAACATGCCGGAGAAGAAACAAGTTCACATTCGCGATGCTTGAAGCAGCAACGGATGAGTTTTCAGATCAACATCTTGTGAGCATGAGCAATACAGTGGATATCTACAAAGGAACGTTAAGAGACGGGACAGAGACGAAGATCGAGGTTTATAAAGAGAAGGTTTCGAGTGAGAAAAGGCGTGAATTCGCAGAGGTATGCGAGATGGTTTTTAAGTTACGACACAAGAACTTGGTAAGAGTGTTGGGTTGGTGTAATAGTAGAAACATGAGAGCTTTGGTTACAGAATGGATTCAAGGTGAAAATGTTGAGACTTGGTTAAGTTCGTCAATGGCTTTATCATGGAGAAGAAGGTTAAGAGTAGTTCTAGGAGTTGTAGAAGGTATTTGTTATCTATCAGATCAATGGCCAGAGATTACATTTGATCTCACCACAAGCAGTGTTTTGTTATCCGATGATAATCAAGAACCTTTGATTTCTCATTTCAAGATTGGAGATAGAAACAACTTGTCAACAA ATATATTCAACTTTGGATTGTTTTTTGTGGAGATGATTACAAATCTAAGACCTGATTTGGGACAAGAAGATTCAGAAAGAAGGTATCTTGAGTATATAAGAGTTCATTATCCGGATAATCTAGAGAGAGTGATtgatgagaagatgaagattgagGGGAGAACATTTGATCAAGTTAAGCAAGCCATTACGCTAGGACTGATGTGTACTGATATAATACCACCATTAAAGCAACCAAGCTTGACGCAGATTTATGACTTGGTGAGTTCATTGTATGAGTCTAGTTCACGACATCATTGA
- a CDS encoding FAD-binding Berberine family protein (FAD-binding Berberine family protein; FUNCTIONS IN: oxidoreductase activity, FAD binding, catalytic activity; LOCATED IN: endomembrane system; EXPRESSED IN: embryo, synergid; EXPRESSED DURING: C globular stage; CONTAINS InterPro DOMAIN/s: FAD-binding, type 2 (InterPro:IPR016166), Berberine/berberine-like (InterPro:IPR012951), FAD linked oxidase, N-terminal (InterPro:IPR006094); BEST Arabidopsis thaliana protein match is: FAD-binding Berberine family protein (TAIR:AT1G26420.1); Has 4385 Blast hits to 4167 proteins in 621 species: Archae - 36; Bacteria - 1918; Metazoa - 13; Fungi - 1639; Plants - 666; Viruses - 0; Other Eukaryotes - 113 (source: NCBI BLink).) — protein MKEVVYVLLLVLLVSVSDANETKPNIENFLRCLRNRTNPKNPIAEAIYTHENSTFASSYVSYTNNKRCLNPNDTKLIAIVAAKHESHVQATVVCAKSNGIQIRIRSGGHDYEGLSFTSSVPFVILDMHDLRSITIDVFRKQAWVDAGATMGELYTKIAAASKTLAFAGGVCPTLGAGGHISGGGYGNLIRKYGISVDHVVDARIVDVNGNILTGATLGRDLLWAIRGGGGASFGVILSWKINLVDVPKTVTVFKVNKTLEQGVTDVLYKWQLVSSKLPQDLFLRAMPKPVNGVVPSEKTIAVVFYAQFLGSARRLMAIMNKNLPELGLKREDCYEMSWINTTTFWQNYPVGTSTSVLLDRPSGPAGAFYKSKSDYVKKPIPKEEMEKIWKAMLKFNNMWMQWNPYGGVMDKIPADATAFPHRKGNLFKIQYFALWTDANATYANLGLMRDIYHEMEPYVSSNPREAFLNYRDIDVGSNPSGETNLEEAKIYGSKYFLGNFKRLMEVKAKYDPENFFRFEQSIPPASAM, from the coding sequence ATGAAAGAAGTAGTTTATGTTCTGctacttgttcttcttgtttcgGTTTCAGATGCAAATGAAACGAAACCAAATATTGAAAACTTCCTCCGATGCCTTCGTAATCGGACCAATCCGAAGAATCCGATCGCCGAAGCCATCTATACTCATGAGAACTCCACCTTCGCGTCTTCTTACGTGTCCTACACGAATAACAAACGGTGTTTAAACCCTAACGACACAAAACTAATCGCCATTGTTGCTGCAAAACATGAATCTCATGTTCAAGCAACTGTGGTTTGCGCAAAGTCAAACGGAATCCAGATCCGTATCCGAAGCGGCGGTCACGACTACGAGGGACTTTCTTTCACCTCCTCCGTTCCGTTTGTTATCCTTGACATGCACGATCTCCGGTCTATAACCATTGACGTGTTCAGAAAGCAAGCTTGGGTTGATGCTGGTGCGACCATGGGAGAGCTCTACACCAAGATCGCAGCGGCTAGCAAAACCCTAGCATTTGCGGGTGGCGTTTGCCCTACATTAGGAGCTGGAGGACACATCAGTGGCGGAGGATACGGAAATCTGATAAGAAAGTACGGAATCTCGGTCGATCATGTGGTTGATGCTCGAATAGTTGATGTCAACGGCAATATCTTGACAGGAGCTACCTTGGGACGTGATCTATTGTGGGCTATTCGAGGCGGTGGGGGCGCTAGCTTTGGCGTTATCCTCTCGTGGAAAATCAACCTCGTCGATGTTCCAAAGACCGTGACTGTTTTTAAGGTTAACAAAACCTTGGAGCAAGGAGTTACTGATGTTCTCTACAAATGGCAGCTTGTGTCGAGCAAATTGCCTCAAGACCTTTTCTTGAGAGCAATGCCTAAACCGGTAAATGGCGTGGTACCTAGCGAGAAAACCATCGCAGTTGTGTTCTACGCTCAGTTTTTAGGCTCAGCAAGGAGGCTCATGGCGATTATGAACAAGAATTTGCCTGAATTAGGGCTAAAACGTGAAGATTGCTACGAAATGAGCTGGATTAATACGACAACGTTTTGGCAGAACTATCCTGTGGGAACATCGACAAGCGTTTTATTGGATAGACCATCGGGTCCCGCAGGAGCATTCTACAAGAGTAAATCGGATTACGTCAAGAAACCGATCCCAAAggaagaaatggagaagatcTGGAAAGCAATGTTGAAGTTCAACAATATGTGGATGCAATGGAACCCTTACGGTGGAGTGATGGACAAGATTCCTGCTGATGCCACCGCGTTTCCTCATCGAAAAGGAAACTTGTTCAAGATTCAGTACTTTGCGTTATGGACAGACGCAAACGCCACATACGCTAATCTTGGTCTAATGAGAGATATATACCATGAGATGGAGCCGTACGTGTCAAGTAACCCTAGAGAGGCGTTCTTGAATTACAGAGATATCGATGTCGGAAGCAATCCGAGTGGTGAGACCAATCTTGAAGAAGCTAAGATCTATGGATCGAAGTATTTCTTGGGGAATTTTAAGAGATTGATGGAAGTTAAAGCAAAGTATGATCCTGAGAATTTCTTTAGATTCGAACAAAGTATTCCTCCTGCTAGTGCAATGTAA
- a CDS encoding transcription initiation factor IIE (TFIIE) alpha subunit family protein / general transcription factor TFIIE family protein (transcription initiation factor IIE (TFIIE) alpha subunit family protein / general transcription factor TFIIE family protein; FUNCTIONS IN: RNA polymerase II transcription factor activity, transcription initiation factor activity; INVOLVED IN: transcription initiation from RNA polymerase II promoter; LOCATED IN: transcription factor TFIIE complex; CONTAINS InterPro DOMAIN/s: Transcription factor TFE/TFIIEalpha, HTH domain (InterPro:IPR017919); BEST Arabidopsis thaliana protein match is: Transcription factor TFIIE, alpha subunit (TAIR:AT4G20340.1); Has 481 Blast hits to 473 proteins in 159 species: Archae - 3; Bacteria - 16; Metazoa - 170; Fungi - 133; Plants - 89; Viruses - 9; Other Eukaryotes - 61 (source: NCBI BLink).) encodes MVKLVAKTFYDNYTPKNNNQKKSAKNGSGGIAVLVLDALTRRQWVREEDLAKELKLNTKQLRTILRYFEEQQFIMRVHRKEKSSATTNGRGEDKVKVHMYSYCCLDYSQIYDVIRYKLHRMKKEFKDVLEDKDNVQEYGCPNCKRKIFFHCENCNGELVMECNKLTSEEVVVDGSDNPRSRRDHLKDLLQNMEVRLKPLMDHINRIKDLPVPSFESFPAWETRVAKAARENGDLNPDDTLRPQGGYGSTPMPFLGETEIEVNLGEENEDVKSDEVGDSSRRKLTPSWLIKKGMNLSDEQRGEIRHEAKADDGGSSMENGDDDRNLKDEYLKAYYAAILEEQELAEKLNQQESAGKVTTDIELATSSSDRQVGMKSKREEEEEEEASVAANGNYKVDLNVEAEEAEQDENDVDWQEC; translated from the exons ATGGTGAAGCTTGTAGCGAAAACTTTCTATGATAATTATACTCCGAAAAACAATAATCAGAAGAAATCTGCAAAAAATGGCAGCGGAGGAATTGCCGTTTTGGTGCTGGACGCGCTTACAAG GCGGCAATGGGTTCGAGAAGAAGACTTGGCAAAAGAGTTGAAGTTAAACACCAAGCAACTTCGTACGATATTAAGATACTTTGAAGAACAACAATTTATCATGCGTGTTCACAGGAAAGAG AAGTCGAGTGCTACAACTAACGGCCGAGGAGAGGACAAAGTTAAGGTCCACATGTACTCGTATTGCTGTCTTGATTATTCACAG ATATATGATGTTATTCGTTACAAACTGCACCGGATGAAGAAAGAATTCAAAGATGTACTAGAAGATAAAGATAACGTTCAGGAGTATGGCTGCCCTAACTGCAAAAGGAA gattttttttcattgtgaAAATTGCAATGGTGAACTTGTTATGGAATGTAACAAGCTAACTTCCGAAGAAGTAGTAGTAGATGGAAGTGACAATCCAAGGAGTCGGCGGGATCATCTAAAAGATTTGCTTCAGAATATGGAGGTTCGACTGAAACCTCTGATGGATCATATAAACAGAATAAAAGACCTACCGGTTCCTAGCTTTGAATCTTTTCCGGCATGGGAGACTCGTGTAGCTAAGGCTGCTCGTGAAAATGGTGACCTTAACCCTGATGATACTTTGAGGCCACAGGGTGGGTATGGTTCAACACCGATGCCATTTCTCGGAGAGACAGAG ATTGAGGTTAACCTTGGtgaagaaaacgaagatgTCAAATCTGATGAAGTTGGAGATTCTTCTAGAAGGAAACTCACGCCTTCATGGTTGATCAAGAAAGGAATGAATCTGTCCGATGAACAAAGAGGAGAAATAAGACATGAAGCAAAGGCTGATGATGGTGGCTCATCTATGGagaatggtgatgatgataggAATTTGAAG GATGAGTATCTCAAAGCTTACTACGCGGCTATACTGGAGGAGCAAGAGCTAGCTGAAAAGCTGAATCAGCAAGAATCCGCAGGCAAAGTAACAACTGACATTGAATTGGCTACTTCATCCTCAGATCGTCAGGTTGGTATGAAGTCCAAacgtgaagaggaagaagaagaagaagcttctgtTGCAG CAAATGGAAACTACAAGGTGGACTTGAATGTggaagcagaagaagcagaacaaGACGAAAACGATGTCGATTGGCAAGAATGCTGA